The Argopecten irradians isolate NY chromosome 16, Ai_NY, whole genome shotgun sequence genome window below encodes:
- the LOC138311177 gene encoding sodium bicarbonate cotransporter 3-like codes for MPVLYGVFLYMGVSSLRGMQAVDRIMIWFMPQKYQPDVMYLRHVRTVRVHMFTIIQVLCLACLWVIKTIKSISIAFPLMVLAMCFVRKGMDWMFTQTELKWLDDIMPESHSRAKEDAKKKEKEDDANQEGEASMLIDPNKYSDGHVNLPLQTGNFINIPVDRVTVGMEMEPVNISEEMAKTTLWKTIVANESSPNLLGESVKNHKSRSPDDDHHGHHKHKSSKKKMPVQFYIDDEEKEQLLEEKPSKPAKIEIVVDPPSSTKGSISRIDEDTTC; via the exons ATGCCAGTGTTGTATGGCGTGTTCTTGTACATGGGCGTGTCCTCACTGCGGGGGATGCAGGCTGTCGACCGTATCATGATTTGGTTCATGCCCCAGAAGTACCAACCAGATGTAATGTACCTACGACATGTGAGGACTGTACGCGTCCACATGTTTACCATCATACAAGTCCTCTGTCTGGCCTGTCTTTGGGTCATCAAAACAATCAAGTCCATTTCCATCGCATTCCCCTTAATG GTGCTTGCAATGTGCTTTGTGCGTAAGGGAATGGATTGGATGTTCACACAGACAGAACTTAAGTGGCTGGATGACATTATGCCTGAGTCCCACTCTAGAGCAAAAGAGGATGCAAAGAAAAAGGAGAAAGAAGACGATGCAAATCAG GAAGGGGAGGCCAGCATGTTGATTGATCCGAATAAATACTCAGATGGTCACGTGAACCTTCCTCTACAGACCGGTAACTTCATCAACATTCCTGTCGATCGAGTCACAGTTGGCATGGAAATGGAACCAGTCAATATTTCAGAGGAAATGGCGAAAACAACATTGTGGAAAACAATAGTAGCAAACGAATCCTCCCCCAACCTTCTTGGGGAAAGTGTCAAAAA TCACAAATCCAGATCTCCTGACGATGATCATCACGGTCACCATAAACACAAGAGTTCCAAAAAGAAGATGCCGGTGCAGTTCTACATTGATGATGAGGAAAAGGAGCAGCTGCTGGAAGAAAAGCCAAGCAAACCTGCAAAAATAGAGATTGTGGTCGACCCACCCAGCAGTACTAAGGGATCCATCAGTCGCATCGACGAAGACACAACATGTTAA